A window of Photobacterium toruni genomic DNA:
AATACCTTGTAGGTGCTGTTGACACTGTTGTTTAGCTGTTGCAAAAAAAGCATTCAGATAATGATGTTTTTGTTCAGAGGCTCGTACTGCGGCAAATAAACGTCGCCATAATCCTTTACCTAATGGCTTACTGATTATCAATCCCTGTTGCACAAAATTATCAACGGCCCAATTAGGTAATGCTGCAACCCCCATTCCTGCTGATACCATCTGAATTAACATTAAACTATTATCTGCTTGTTTCCACGCTAATGGCTCAATACCTGCTGGGTGAAGGAAATGCTTAACTATATCGAGACGATTACGCTGAATGGGATAACTGAGTACGGTTTGATGAGCGAGATCAGCTGGAACAATATTCGATTTAGTGGCTAATAATGACTGTGGGGCAACAATTAAACACATCTCAAAATCAAACAGCGGCTCATAATGAATCTCATGGCGTAGCTGAATATCTGATGTGATCACTAAATCTAATTCGCCTTTTGCCAGAGCAGGAATGGGCTCAAAACTAAATCCTGATGAAAAATCAATATCCACATCTGGCCATAATCCTTGGTACTGTTTTAATGCGGGCATTAGCCACTGAAAACAAGAATGGCACTCAATCGCCATCTGTAATCGACCTGCTGTTTGGTGTCTATTGCTGGCTAATTCTTGTTCTGCTGCTTGTATTGTAGGTAAAACTTTATCCGCTAAAGCTAATAGTATTTTTCCTTCCGCCGTAAAGCGGACAGGGCGTGTTTTGCGTAAAAAGAGAGGGCTGCCTAAACGTTGTTCAAGATCTCTTAATTGATGCGACAGTGCTGATTGCGTTAAGCATAAATTATTGGCTGTTGCTGTGAGTGATCCTGTTGTTCTTAGTACCATTAATGTTTTTAGATGTTTAAGTTCAATCATATTCCGTCCTTGAATCTTTGCGATATAAGTTGATTGTTTTTTAATCTACATTGTTAATGGGTGACTGTAAACATCTAGACGGCTAAACGTCTATTATAGTGATAAGTATTATAAATTACCATTCCTCTAACGTGAAAAAAACTCATGATCATTATGAGATAAATTACCTTGTTGTCAGTGTTGTTGTCCGTCACTGTGTTAATCAACCGACGTCATCTTAGCCATTATTTTTAGATGGATTTATGGTTGATAAGATATTGAATTAGAGGGATATAATAATGGTAATAGCATCAAATAAAATGACTACAGAAGCAAAAACAATGACTCATATACTTGGATATCCACGGGTTGGAAATCAGCGTGAATTAAAGTTTGCTCAAGAGCGTTATTGGCGTGGTGAGAGTGATCAAGCACAACTGAAACAGGTTGGAAGAGACTTACGTCATCGTCATTGGAATGATCAAATTAAAGCAGGACTTGATTATGTCGCTGTTGGGGATTTTGCTTGGTATGATCATGTGTTAGGAACCAGCATGCTGCTTGGCCATATTCCAACACGTCATCAAAAGGGGTTTCCTGACTTAGATACGTTGTTCAGTGTTGCGCGGGGTAAAGCACCAACAGGATGTACTTGTGCCGCAGCTGATATGACGAAATGGTTTAACACAAATTATCATTATATCGTGCCTGAATTTACCGCAGACGATAGTTTTAATGTCAGCTGGCAGCAGTTATTTGAAGAAGTCGCTGAGGCAAAAAAAGCAGGTCATAATGTCAAACCCATATTATTAGGGCCGGTCTCTTATTTATGGCTAGGAAAAGAAAAACAGCAGGGGTTTGATCGCTTAACATTATTGCCACGATTGTTGACAGCTTATCAGCAAATATTAACTAAATTAGCGGTATTAGGTGTCGAGTGGGTCCAGATTGATGAACCGGCACTCGCCCTTGAATTACCACAAGAGTGGGCCGCGAGTTTTAAATTGGCTTATCAAGTGTTACACGGTGGACCTAAATTATTACTGACTACGTATTTTGATGATATTAGTCACCAATTAGCCATAATTTCACAGCTTAATGTCGATGGTTTGCATATTGATTTATCGGCAGCCCCTGCACAATTAACAACTGTTGCTGAGGCTATCCCTGATCATTGGGTATTATCTGCTGGAGTGATCAATGGGCGTAACGTATGGCGCGCAGATCTGGCTGAATGGCTAACGTGTTTACAACCAATTAAACAACAATTAGGGGCTAATCTGTGGCTAGCGAGTTCATGTTCGTTATTGCATAGTCCTATAGATGTAGAGAGTGAAATAGAGCTTGATGCTGATGTTCGTCAATGGTTAGCATTTGCTAAACAAAAGTGTGGCGAAATAACACTGTTAGCACAGGCGCTTGATGGTGATTTGGCAGCGATTGCAGAATGTGTAACTTACAGTGCTAGCATAAAAGATCGTTTGAACAGTAAGCGAGTGAATAATCTACAAGTACAGCAACGGGCAGCAGCAATTAATCCCCAATTAGCTGAACGTGATCGCCCTTATTCTGA
This region includes:
- a CDS encoding LysR substrate-binding domain-containing protein yields the protein MIELKHLKTLMVLRTTGSLTATANNLCLTQSALSHQLRDLEQRLGSPLFLRKTRPVRFTAEGKILLALADKVLPTIQAAEQELASNRHQTAGRLQMAIECHSCFQWLMPALKQYQGLWPDVDIDFSSGFSFEPIPALAKGELDLVITSDIQLRHEIHYEPLFDFEMCLIVAPQSLLATKSNIVPADLAHQTVLSYPIQRNRLDIVKHFLHPAGIEPLAWKQADNSLMLIQMVSAGMGVAALPNWAVDNFVQQGLIISKPLGKGLWRRLFAAVRASEQKHHYLNAFFATAKQQCQQHLQGIKTV
- the metE gene encoding 5-methyltetrahydropteroyltriglutamate--homocysteine S-methyltransferase; this translates as MTTEAKTMTHILGYPRVGNQRELKFAQERYWRGESDQAQLKQVGRDLRHRHWNDQIKAGLDYVAVGDFAWYDHVLGTSMLLGHIPTRHQKGFPDLDTLFSVARGKAPTGCTCAAADMTKWFNTNYHYIVPEFTADDSFNVSWQQLFEEVAEAKKAGHNVKPILLGPVSYLWLGKEKQQGFDRLTLLPRLLTAYQQILTKLAVLGVEWVQIDEPALALELPQEWAASFKLAYQVLHGGPKLLLTTYFDDISHQLAIISQLNVDGLHIDLSAAPAQLTTVAEAIPDHWVLSAGVINGRNVWRADLAEWLTCLQPIKQQLGANLWLASSCSLLHSPIDVESEIELDADVRQWLAFAKQKCGEITLLAQALDGDLAAIAECVTYSASIKDRLNSKRVNNLQVQQRAAAINPQLAERDRPYSERAIQQQHALQLPLLPTTTIGSFPQTTTIRSQRRDFKAGRISESDYNQALEVHIQDAITRQHRLGLDVLVHGEAERNDMVEYFAEQLEGFVVTQYGWVQSYGSRCVKPVIIVSDIYRAQPITVEWSRYAQSLTSQLVKGMLTGPVTILGWTFAREDLSREAIANQIALSLRDEVADLQAAGIKIIQIDEPAIREGLPLKQSQWQEYLDWAVKAFKISAAGAGSQTQIHTHMCYSEFNQIIASVAALDADVITIETSRSDMDLLKAFEAFAYPNQIGPGVYDIHSPNIPEVDTITALIDKAAALIPIERLWINPDCGLKTRNWTETEAALTNMVTAAHILRKKYYKVSAA